The Malus sylvestris chromosome 12, drMalSylv7.2, whole genome shotgun sequence genome contains a region encoding:
- the LOC126593206 gene encoding uncharacterized protein LOC126593206 isoform X29: MPRGRTFATIILTISLLILAVTANLRDHILHVNHVDGTNANANPNDKSQEIANAANHIGKAVNDVANTANSLLNNLATALKPNTDNFTEYPRPALVQEFLLAHNEIRREEKMKPLVWNDTMAQLAEDWAMKQDHHDCQMQHSSYQGMGENLFWAHKAHWLPREAVQDWGHEKVYYNKEKRECEPDKPCEHYTQIIWKDTEQVGCARHKCSNGNLLVVCEYYPPGNWVGMDPFNPIPLSELAHHNLSRTAPSPPASSPSPPPPPSSPNSEASNSGGKHLMKRKGNKGGGHHVPRGQNGQGQGQKGNQAQTNHRQGQKGNQGPINHEQGNQGTSNHEQGQKENQGPSNYGESQKGNQDSSNHGQGQKGNQDSSNHGQGQKENQGPSNYGEGQKGNQSSSNHGQGQKENQGPSNYGEGQKGNQSSSNHGQGQKGNQDSSNYGQGQKENQGPSNYGQGQKGNQSLSNHGQGQKGNQDSSNHGQGQKGNQDSSNHGQGQKGNQDSSNHGQGQKEKQGPSNYGQNQKGNQDSSNHGQGQNGNQGPNNHRHNQGSHGGGGGHHRQH, encoded by the exons ATGCCGCGAGGTCGGACCTTTGCTACCATAATACTCACCATCTCTCTCCTGATCCTCGCGGTCACGGCCAACTTGAGAGATCACATTCTTCATGTCAACCATGTTGATGGAACAAACGCCAATGCTAATCCCAATGATAAATCACAGGAAATAGCCAATGCCGCCAACCACATTGGCAAGGCTGTCAACGACGTTGCCAACACCGCGAATAGCCTTCTCAATAACCTGGCCACCGCGTTGAAACCAAACACGGACAACTTCACCGAGTACCCTCGACCGGCGCTGGTCCAAGAGTTCCTCCTGGCCCATAACGAGATCCGAAGAGAGGAGAAGATGAAGCCGTTGGTGTGGAACGACACGATGGCCCAGTTGGCGGAGGACTGGGCCATGAAGCAGGATCATCACGACTGTCAAATGCAGCATTCATCGTATCAAGGTATGGGGGAGAACTTGTTCTGGGCTCACAAAGCGCATTGGCTGCCGAGGGAGGCAGTGCAAGACTGGGGACATGAGAAGGTGTACTACAACAAAGAAAAGCGCGAGTGCGAACCAGATAAACCATGTGAACATTACACGCAGATTATATGGAAAGACACTGAACAAGTAGGATGCGCCCGACACAAATGCTCCAATGGAAATTTGCTAGTTGTTTGTGAATATTATCCTCCTGGAAATTGGGTCGGTATGGACCCCTTTAACCCAATCCCTTTATCTGAATTAGCTCATCATAACCTGTCGAGGACGGCGCCATCACCACCAGCATCTTCGCCTTCTCCGCCGCCACCACCATCATCGCCTAATAGTGAGGCGTCAAATTCAGGCGGCAAACATTTGATGAAACGAAAG GGTAATAAAGGTGGGGGTCATCATGTGCCACGTGGACAAAATGGACAAGGTCAAGGTCAAAAGGGTAATCAAGCCCAAACTAATCACAGACAAGGTCAAAAGGGAAATCAAGGCCCAATTAACCACGAACAAGGAAATCAAGGCACAAGTAACCACGAACAAGGTCAAAAGGAAAATCAAGGCCCAAGTAACTACGGAGAAAGTCAAAAGGGTAATCAAGACTCAAGTAATCACGGACAAGGTCAAAAGGGTAATCAAGACTCAAGTAATCACGGACAAGGTCAAAAGGAAAATCAAGGCCCAAGTAACTACGGAGAAGGTCAAAAGGGAAATCAAAGCTCAAGTAATCACGGACAAGGTCAAAAGGAAAATCAAGGCCCAAGTAACTACGGAGAAGGTCAAAAGGGAAATCAAAGCTCAAGTAATCACGGACAAGGTCAAAAGGGTAATCAAGACTCAAGTAATTACGGACAAGGTCAGAAGGAAAATCAAGGCCCAAGTAACTACGGACAAGGTCAAAAGGGAAATCAAAGCTTAAGTAATCACGGACAAGGTCAAAAGGGTAATCAAGACTCAAGTAATCACGGACAAG GTCAAAAGGGTAATCAAGACTCAAGTAATCACGGACAAG GTCAAAAGGGTAATCAAGACTCAAGTAATCACGGCCAAGGTCAAAAGGAAAAGCAAGGCCCAAGTAACTACGGACAAAATCAAAAGGGCAATCAAGACTCAAGTAATCACGGACAAGGTCAAAATGGTAATCAAGGCCCAAATAATCACAGACACAATCAAGGGTCTCATGGTGGCGGTGGCGGTCACCATCGTCAACACTAG
- the LOC126593206 gene encoding uncharacterized protein LOC126593206 isoform X23 → MPRGRTFATIILTISLLILAVTANLRDHILHVNHVDGTNANANPNDKSQEIANAANHIGKAVNDVANTANSLLNNLATALKPNTDNFTEYPRPALVQEFLLAHNEIRREEKMKPLVWNDTMAQLAEDWAMKQDHHDCQMQHSSYQGMGENLFWAHKAHWLPREAVQDWGHEKVYYNKEKRECEPDKPCEHYTQIIWKDTEQVGCARHKCSNGNLLVVCEYYPPGNWVGMDPFNPIPLSELAHHNLSRTAPSPPASSPSPPPPPSSPNSEASNSGGKHLMKRKGNKGGGHHVPRGQNGQGQGQKGNQAQTNHRQGQKGNQGPINHEQGNQGTSNHEQGQKENQGPSNYGESQKGNQDSSNHGQGQKGNQDSSNHGQGQKENQGPSNYGEGQKGNQSSSNHGQGQKENQGPSNYGEGQKGNQSSSNHGQGQKGNQSSSNHGQGQKGNQSSSNHRQGQKGNQDSSNHGQGQKGNQDSSNHGQGQKGNQDSSNHGQGQKENQSNYGQGKKGNQSSSNHGQGQKGNQDSSNHGQGQKEKQGPSNYGQNQKGNQDSSNHGQGQNGNQGPNNHRHNQGSHGGGGGHHRQH, encoded by the exons ATGCCGCGAGGTCGGACCTTTGCTACCATAATACTCACCATCTCTCTCCTGATCCTCGCGGTCACGGCCAACTTGAGAGATCACATTCTTCATGTCAACCATGTTGATGGAACAAACGCCAATGCTAATCCCAATGATAAATCACAGGAAATAGCCAATGCCGCCAACCACATTGGCAAGGCTGTCAACGACGTTGCCAACACCGCGAATAGCCTTCTCAATAACCTGGCCACCGCGTTGAAACCAAACACGGACAACTTCACCGAGTACCCTCGACCGGCGCTGGTCCAAGAGTTCCTCCTGGCCCATAACGAGATCCGAAGAGAGGAGAAGATGAAGCCGTTGGTGTGGAACGACACGATGGCCCAGTTGGCGGAGGACTGGGCCATGAAGCAGGATCATCACGACTGTCAAATGCAGCATTCATCGTATCAAGGTATGGGGGAGAACTTGTTCTGGGCTCACAAAGCGCATTGGCTGCCGAGGGAGGCAGTGCAAGACTGGGGACATGAGAAGGTGTACTACAACAAAGAAAAGCGCGAGTGCGAACCAGATAAACCATGTGAACATTACACGCAGATTATATGGAAAGACACTGAACAAGTAGGATGCGCCCGACACAAATGCTCCAATGGAAATTTGCTAGTTGTTTGTGAATATTATCCTCCTGGAAATTGGGTCGGTATGGACCCCTTTAACCCAATCCCTTTATCTGAATTAGCTCATCATAACCTGTCGAGGACGGCGCCATCACCACCAGCATCTTCGCCTTCTCCGCCGCCACCACCATCATCGCCTAATAGTGAGGCGTCAAATTCAGGCGGCAAACATTTGATGAAACGAAAG GGTAATAAAGGTGGGGGTCATCATGTGCCACGTGGACAAAATGGACAAGGTCAAGGTCAAAAGGGTAATCAAGCCCAAACTAATCACAGACAAGGTCAAAAGGGAAATCAAGGCCCAATTAACCACGAACAAGGAAATCAAGGCACAAGTAACCACGAACAAGGTCAAAAGGAAAATCAAGGCCCAAGTAACTACGGAGAAAGTCAAAAGGGTAATCAAGACTCAAGTAATCACGGACAAGGTCAAAAGGGTAATCAAGACTCAAGTAATCACGGACAAGGTCAAAAGGAAAATCAAGGCCCAAGTAACTACGGAGAAGGTCAAAAGGGAAATCAAAGCTCAAGTAATCACGGACAAGGTCAAAAGGAAAATCAAGGCCCAAGTAACTACGGAGAAGGTCAAAAGGGAAATCAAAGCTCAAGTAATCACGGACAAG GTCAAAAGGGAAATCAAAGCTCAAGTAATCACGGACAAGGTCAAAAGGGAAATCAAAGCTCAAGTAATCATAGACAAGGTCAAAAGGGTAATCAAGACTCAAGTAATCACGGACAAGGTCAAAAGGGTAATCAAGACTCAAGTAATCACGGACAAGGTCAAAAGGGTAATCAAGACTCAAGTAATCACGGACAAGgtcaaaaggaaaatcaaagtaACTACGGACAAGGTAAAAAGGGAAATCAAAGCTCAAGTAATCACGGACAAGGTCAAAAGGGTAATCAAGACTCAAGTAATCACGGCCAAGGTCAAAAGGAAAAGCAAGGCCCAAGTAACTACGGACAAAATCAAAAGGGCAATCAAGACTCAAGTAATCACGGACAAGGTCAAAATGGTAATCAAGGCCCAAATAATCACAGACACAATCAAGGGTCTCATGGTGGCGGTGGCGGTCACCATCGTCAACACTAG
- the LOC126593206 gene encoding uncharacterized protein LOC126593206 isoform X16 translates to MPRGRTFATIILTISLLILAVTANLRDHILHVNHVDGTNANANPNDKSQEIANAANHIGKAVNDVANTANSLLNNLATALKPNTDNFTEYPRPALVQEFLLAHNEIRREEKMKPLVWNDTMAQLAEDWAMKQDHHDCQMQHSSYQGMGENLFWAHKAHWLPREAVQDWGHEKVYYNKEKRECEPDKPCEHYTQIIWKDTEQVGCARHKCSNGNLLVVCEYYPPGNWVGMDPFNPIPLSELAHHNLSRTAPSPPASSPSPPPPPSSPNSEASNSGGKHLMKRKGNKGGGHHVPRGQNGQGQGQKGNQAQTNHRQGQKGNQGPINHEQGNQGTSNHEQGQKENQGPSNYGESQKGNQDSSNHGQGQKGNQDSSNHGQGQKENQGPSNYGEGQKGNQSSSNHGQGQKENQGPSNYGEGQKGNQSSSNHGQGQKGNQDSSNYGQGQKENQGPSNYGQGQKGNQSLSNHGQGQKGNQDSSNHGQGQKGNQSSSNHGQGQKGNQDSSNHGQGQKGNQDSSNHGQGQKENQSNYGQGKKGNQSSSNHGQGQKGNQDSSNHGQGQKEKQGPSNYGQNQKGNQDSSNHGQGQNGNQGPNNHRHNQGSHGGGGGHHRQH, encoded by the exons ATGCCGCGAGGTCGGACCTTTGCTACCATAATACTCACCATCTCTCTCCTGATCCTCGCGGTCACGGCCAACTTGAGAGATCACATTCTTCATGTCAACCATGTTGATGGAACAAACGCCAATGCTAATCCCAATGATAAATCACAGGAAATAGCCAATGCCGCCAACCACATTGGCAAGGCTGTCAACGACGTTGCCAACACCGCGAATAGCCTTCTCAATAACCTGGCCACCGCGTTGAAACCAAACACGGACAACTTCACCGAGTACCCTCGACCGGCGCTGGTCCAAGAGTTCCTCCTGGCCCATAACGAGATCCGAAGAGAGGAGAAGATGAAGCCGTTGGTGTGGAACGACACGATGGCCCAGTTGGCGGAGGACTGGGCCATGAAGCAGGATCATCACGACTGTCAAATGCAGCATTCATCGTATCAAGGTATGGGGGAGAACTTGTTCTGGGCTCACAAAGCGCATTGGCTGCCGAGGGAGGCAGTGCAAGACTGGGGACATGAGAAGGTGTACTACAACAAAGAAAAGCGCGAGTGCGAACCAGATAAACCATGTGAACATTACACGCAGATTATATGGAAAGACACTGAACAAGTAGGATGCGCCCGACACAAATGCTCCAATGGAAATTTGCTAGTTGTTTGTGAATATTATCCTCCTGGAAATTGGGTCGGTATGGACCCCTTTAACCCAATCCCTTTATCTGAATTAGCTCATCATAACCTGTCGAGGACGGCGCCATCACCACCAGCATCTTCGCCTTCTCCGCCGCCACCACCATCATCGCCTAATAGTGAGGCGTCAAATTCAGGCGGCAAACATTTGATGAAACGAAAG GGTAATAAAGGTGGGGGTCATCATGTGCCACGTGGACAAAATGGACAAGGTCAAGGTCAAAAGGGTAATCAAGCCCAAACTAATCACAGACAAGGTCAAAAGGGAAATCAAGGCCCAATTAACCACGAACAAGGAAATCAAGGCACAAGTAACCACGAACAAGGTCAAAAGGAAAATCAAGGCCCAAGTAACTACGGAGAAAGTCAAAAGGGTAATCAAGACTCAAGTAATCACGGACAAGGTCAAAAGGGTAATCAAGACTCAAGTAATCACGGACAAGGTCAAAAGGAAAATCAAGGCCCAAGTAACTACGGAGAAGGTCAAAAGGGAAATCAAAGCTCAAGTAATCACGGACAAGGTCAAAAGGAAAATCAAGGCCCAAGTAACTACGGAGAAGGTCAAAAGGGAAATCAAAGCTCAAGTAATCACGGACAAGGTCAAAAGGGTAATCAAGACTCAAGTAATTACGGACAAGGTCAGAAGGAAAATCAAGGCCCAAGTAACTACGGACAAGGTCAAAAGGGAAATCAAAGCTTAAGTAATCACGGACAAGGTCAAAAGGGTAATCAAGACTCAAGTAATCACGGACAAG GTCAAAAGGGAAATCAAAGCTCAAGTAATCACGGACAAG GTCAAAAGGGTAATCAAGACTCAAGTAATCACGGACAAGGTCAAAAGGGTAATCAAGACTCAAGTAATCACGGACAAGgtcaaaaggaaaatcaaagtaACTACGGACAAGGTAAAAAGGGAAATCAAAGCTCAAGTAATCACGGACAAGGTCAAAAGGGTAATCAAGACTCAAGTAATCACGGCCAAGGTCAAAAGGAAAAGCAAGGCCCAAGTAACTACGGACAAAATCAAAAGGGCAATCAAGACTCAAGTAATCACGGACAAGGTCAAAATGGTAATCAAGGCCCAAATAATCACAGACACAATCAAGGGTCTCATGGTGGCGGTGGCGGTCACCATCGTCAACACTAG
- the LOC126593206 gene encoding uncharacterized protein LOC126593206 isoform X31 produces the protein MPRGRTFATIILTISLLILAVTANLRDHILHVNHVDGTNANANPNDKSQEIANAANHIGKAVNDVANTANSLLNNLATALKPNTDNFTEYPRPALVQEFLLAHNEIRREEKMKPLVWNDTMAQLAEDWAMKQDHHDCQMQHSSYQGMGENLFWAHKAHWLPREAVQDWGHEKVYYNKEKRECEPDKPCEHYTQIIWKDTEQVGCARHKCSNGNLLVVCEYYPPGNWVGMDPFNPIPLSELAHHNLSRTAPSPPASSPSPPPPPSSPNSEASNSGGKHLMKRKGNKGGGHHVPRGQNGQGQGQKGNQAQTNHRQGQKGNQGPINHEQGNQGTSNHEQGQKENQGPSNYGESQKGNQDSSNHGQGQKGNQDSSNHGQGQKGNQDSSNHGQGQKGNQISSNHRQGQKGNQSSSNHGQGQKGNQSSSNHRQGQKGNQDSSNHGQGQKGNQDSSNHGQGQKGNQDSSNHGQGQKENQSNYGQGKKGNQSSSNHGQGQKGNQDSSNHGQGQKEKQGPSNYGQNQKGNQDSSNHGQGQNGNQGPNNHRHNQGSHGGGGGHHRQH, from the exons ATGCCGCGAGGTCGGACCTTTGCTACCATAATACTCACCATCTCTCTCCTGATCCTCGCGGTCACGGCCAACTTGAGAGATCACATTCTTCATGTCAACCATGTTGATGGAACAAACGCCAATGCTAATCCCAATGATAAATCACAGGAAATAGCCAATGCCGCCAACCACATTGGCAAGGCTGTCAACGACGTTGCCAACACCGCGAATAGCCTTCTCAATAACCTGGCCACCGCGTTGAAACCAAACACGGACAACTTCACCGAGTACCCTCGACCGGCGCTGGTCCAAGAGTTCCTCCTGGCCCATAACGAGATCCGAAGAGAGGAGAAGATGAAGCCGTTGGTGTGGAACGACACGATGGCCCAGTTGGCGGAGGACTGGGCCATGAAGCAGGATCATCACGACTGTCAAATGCAGCATTCATCGTATCAAGGTATGGGGGAGAACTTGTTCTGGGCTCACAAAGCGCATTGGCTGCCGAGGGAGGCAGTGCAAGACTGGGGACATGAGAAGGTGTACTACAACAAAGAAAAGCGCGAGTGCGAACCAGATAAACCATGTGAACATTACACGCAGATTATATGGAAAGACACTGAACAAGTAGGATGCGCCCGACACAAATGCTCCAATGGAAATTTGCTAGTTGTTTGTGAATATTATCCTCCTGGAAATTGGGTCGGTATGGACCCCTTTAACCCAATCCCTTTATCTGAATTAGCTCATCATAACCTGTCGAGGACGGCGCCATCACCACCAGCATCTTCGCCTTCTCCGCCGCCACCACCATCATCGCCTAATAGTGAGGCGTCAAATTCAGGCGGCAAACATTTGATGAAACGAAAG GGTAATAAAGGTGGGGGTCATCATGTGCCACGTGGACAAAATGGACAAGGTCAAGGTCAAAAGGGTAATCAAGCCCAAACTAATCACAGACAAGGTCAAAAGGGAAATCAAGGCCCAATTAACCACGAACAAGGAAATCAAGGCACAAGTAACCACGAACAAGGTCAAAAGGAAAATCAAGGCCCAAGTAACTACGGAGAAAGTCAAAAGGGTAATCAAGACTCAAGTAATCACGGACAAGGTCAAAAGGGTAATCAAGACTCAAGTAATCACGGACAAG GTCAAAAGGGTAATCAAGACTCAAGTAATCACGGACAAGGTCAAAAGGGAAATCAAATCTCAAGTAATCATAGACAAGGTCAAAAGGGAAATCAAAGCTCAAGTAATCACGGACAAGGTCAAAAGGGAAATCAAAGCTCAAGTAATCATAGACAAGGTCAAAAGGGTAATCAAGACTCAAGTAATCACGGACAAGGTCAAAAGGGTAATCAAGACTCAAGTAATCACGGACAAGGTCAAAAGGGTAATCAAGACTCAAGTAATCACGGACAAGgtcaaaaggaaaatcaaagtaACTACGGACAAGGTAAAAAGGGAAATCAAAGCTCAAGTAATCACGGACAAGGTCAAAAGGGTAATCAAGACTCAAGTAATCACGGCCAAGGTCAAAAGGAAAAGCAAGGCCCAAGTAACTACGGACAAAATCAAAAGGGCAATCAAGACTCAAGTAATCACGGACAAGGTCAAAATGGTAATCAAGGCCCAAATAATCACAGACACAATCAAGGGTCTCATGGTGGCGGTGGCGGTCACCATCGTCAACACTAG
- the LOC126593206 gene encoding uncharacterized protein LOC126593206 isoform X45: protein MPRGRTFATIILTISLLILAVTANLRDHILHVNHVDGTNANANPNDKSQEIANAANHIGKAVNDVANTANSLLNNLATALKPNTDNFTEYPRPALVQEFLLAHNEIRREEKMKPLVWNDTMAQLAEDWAMKQDHHDCQMQHSSYQGMGENLFWAHKAHWLPREAVQDWGHEKVYYNKEKRECEPDKPCEHYTQIIWKDTEQVGCARHKCSNGNLLVVCEYYPPGNWVGMDPFNPIPLSELAHHNLSRTAPSPPASSPSPPPPPSSPNSEASNSGGKHLMKRKGNKGGGHHVPRGQNGQGQGQKGNQAQTNHRQGQKGNQGPINHEQGNQGTSNHEQGQKENQGPSNYGESQKGNQDSSNHGQGQKGNQDSSNHGQGQKENQGPSNYGEGQKGNQSSSNHGQGQKENQGPSNYGEGQKGNQSSSNHGQGQKGNQDSSNHGQGQKGNQDSSNHGQGQKEKQGPSNYGQNQKGNQDSSNHGQGQNGNQGPNNHRHNQGSHGGGGGHHRQH from the exons ATGCCGCGAGGTCGGACCTTTGCTACCATAATACTCACCATCTCTCTCCTGATCCTCGCGGTCACGGCCAACTTGAGAGATCACATTCTTCATGTCAACCATGTTGATGGAACAAACGCCAATGCTAATCCCAATGATAAATCACAGGAAATAGCCAATGCCGCCAACCACATTGGCAAGGCTGTCAACGACGTTGCCAACACCGCGAATAGCCTTCTCAATAACCTGGCCACCGCGTTGAAACCAAACACGGACAACTTCACCGAGTACCCTCGACCGGCGCTGGTCCAAGAGTTCCTCCTGGCCCATAACGAGATCCGAAGAGAGGAGAAGATGAAGCCGTTGGTGTGGAACGACACGATGGCCCAGTTGGCGGAGGACTGGGCCATGAAGCAGGATCATCACGACTGTCAAATGCAGCATTCATCGTATCAAGGTATGGGGGAGAACTTGTTCTGGGCTCACAAAGCGCATTGGCTGCCGAGGGAGGCAGTGCAAGACTGGGGACATGAGAAGGTGTACTACAACAAAGAAAAGCGCGAGTGCGAACCAGATAAACCATGTGAACATTACACGCAGATTATATGGAAAGACACTGAACAAGTAGGATGCGCCCGACACAAATGCTCCAATGGAAATTTGCTAGTTGTTTGTGAATATTATCCTCCTGGAAATTGGGTCGGTATGGACCCCTTTAACCCAATCCCTTTATCTGAATTAGCTCATCATAACCTGTCGAGGACGGCGCCATCACCACCAGCATCTTCGCCTTCTCCGCCGCCACCACCATCATCGCCTAATAGTGAGGCGTCAAATTCAGGCGGCAAACATTTGATGAAACGAAAG GGTAATAAAGGTGGGGGTCATCATGTGCCACGTGGACAAAATGGACAAGGTCAAGGTCAAAAGGGTAATCAAGCCCAAACTAATCACAGACAAGGTCAAAAGGGAAATCAAGGCCCAATTAACCACGAACAAGGAAATCAAGGCACAAGTAACCACGAACAAGGTCAAAAGGAAAATCAAGGCCCAAGTAACTACGGAGAAAGTCAAAAGGGTAATCAAGACTCAAGTAATCACGGACAAGGTCAAAAGGGTAATCAAGACTCAAGTAATCACGGACAAGGTCAAAAGGAAAATCAAGGCCCAAGTAACTACGGAGAAGGTCAAAAGGGAAATCAAAGCTCAAGTAATCACGGACAAGGTCAAAAGGAAAATCAAGGCCCAAGTAACTACGGAGAAGGTCAAAAGGGAAATCAAAGCTCAAGTAATCACGGACAAG GTCAAAAGGGTAATCAAGACTCAAGTAATCACGGACAAG GTCAAAAGGGTAATCAAGACTCAAGTAATCACGGCCAAGGTCAAAAGGAAAAGCAAGGCCCAAGTAACTACGGACAAAATCAAAAGGGCAATCAAGACTCAAGTAATCACGGACAAGGTCAAAATGGTAATCAAGGCCCAAATAATCACAGACACAATCAAGGGTCTCATGGTGGCGGTGGCGGTCACCATCGTCAACACTAG
- the LOC126593206 gene encoding uncharacterized protein LOC126593206 isoform X17, whose translation MPRGRTFATIILTISLLILAVTANLRDHILHVNHVDGTNANANPNDKSQEIANAANHIGKAVNDVANTANSLLNNLATALKPNTDNFTEYPRPALVQEFLLAHNEIRREEKMKPLVWNDTMAQLAEDWAMKQDHHDCQMQHSSYQGMGENLFWAHKAHWLPREAVQDWGHEKVYYNKEKRECEPDKPCEHYTQIIWKDTEQVGCARHKCSNGNLLVVCEYYPPGNWVGMDPFNPIPLSELAHHNLSRTAPSPPASSPSPPPPPSSPNSEASNSGGKHLMKRKGNKGGGHHVPRGQNGQGQGQKGNQAQTNHRQGQKGNQGPINHEQGNQGTSNHEQGQKENQGPSNYGESQKGNQDSSNHGQGQKGNQDSSNHGQGQKENQGPSNYGEGQKGNQSSSNHGQGQKENQGPSNYGEGQKGNQSSSNHGQGQKGNQDSSNYGQGQKENQGPSNYGQGQKGNQSLSNHGQGQKGNQDSSNHGQGQKGNQDSSNHGQGQKGNQDSSNHGQGQKENQSNYGQGKKGNQSSSNHGQGQKGNQDSSNHGQGQKEKQGPSNYGQNQKGNQDSSNHGQGQNGNQGPNNHRHNQGSHGGGGGHHRQH comes from the exons ATGCCGCGAGGTCGGACCTTTGCTACCATAATACTCACCATCTCTCTCCTGATCCTCGCGGTCACGGCCAACTTGAGAGATCACATTCTTCATGTCAACCATGTTGATGGAACAAACGCCAATGCTAATCCCAATGATAAATCACAGGAAATAGCCAATGCCGCCAACCACATTGGCAAGGCTGTCAACGACGTTGCCAACACCGCGAATAGCCTTCTCAATAACCTGGCCACCGCGTTGAAACCAAACACGGACAACTTCACCGAGTACCCTCGACCGGCGCTGGTCCAAGAGTTCCTCCTGGCCCATAACGAGATCCGAAGAGAGGAGAAGATGAAGCCGTTGGTGTGGAACGACACGATGGCCCAGTTGGCGGAGGACTGGGCCATGAAGCAGGATCATCACGACTGTCAAATGCAGCATTCATCGTATCAAGGTATGGGGGAGAACTTGTTCTGGGCTCACAAAGCGCATTGGCTGCCGAGGGAGGCAGTGCAAGACTGGGGACATGAGAAGGTGTACTACAACAAAGAAAAGCGCGAGTGCGAACCAGATAAACCATGTGAACATTACACGCAGATTATATGGAAAGACACTGAACAAGTAGGATGCGCCCGACACAAATGCTCCAATGGAAATTTGCTAGTTGTTTGTGAATATTATCCTCCTGGAAATTGGGTCGGTATGGACCCCTTTAACCCAATCCCTTTATCTGAATTAGCTCATCATAACCTGTCGAGGACGGCGCCATCACCACCAGCATCTTCGCCTTCTCCGCCGCCACCACCATCATCGCCTAATAGTGAGGCGTCAAATTCAGGCGGCAAACATTTGATGAAACGAAAG GGTAATAAAGGTGGGGGTCATCATGTGCCACGTGGACAAAATGGACAAGGTCAAGGTCAAAAGGGTAATCAAGCCCAAACTAATCACAGACAAGGTCAAAAGGGAAATCAAGGCCCAATTAACCACGAACAAGGAAATCAAGGCACAAGTAACCACGAACAAGGTCAAAAGGAAAATCAAGGCCCAAGTAACTACGGAGAAAGTCAAAAGGGTAATCAAGACTCAAGTAATCACGGACAAGGTCAAAAGGGTAATCAAGACTCAAGTAATCACGGACAAGGTCAAAAGGAAAATCAAGGCCCAAGTAACTACGGAGAAGGTCAAAAGGGAAATCAAAGCTCAAGTAATCACGGACAAGGTCAAAAGGAAAATCAAGGCCCAAGTAACTACGGAGAAGGTCAAAAGGGAAATCAAAGCTCAAGTAATCACGGACAAGGTCAAAAGGGTAATCAAGACTCAAGTAATTACGGACAAGGTCAGAAGGAAAATCAAGGCCCAAGTAACTACGGACAAGGTCAAAAGGGAAATCAAAGCTTAAGTAATCACGGACAAGGTCAAAAGGGTAATCAAGACTCAAGTAATCACGGACAAG GTCAAAAGGGTAATCAAGACTCAAGTAATCACGGACAAGGTCAAAAGGGTAATCAAGACTCAAGTAATCACGGACAAGgtcaaaaggaaaatcaaagtaACTACGGACAAGGTAAAAAGGGAAATCAAAGCTCAAGTAATCACGGACAAGGTCAAAAGGGTAATCAAGACTCAAGTAATCACGGCCAAGGTCAAAAGGAAAAGCAAGGCCCAAGTAACTACGGACAAAATCAAAAGGGCAATCAAGACTCAAGTAATCACGGACAAGGTCAAAATGGTAATCAAGGCCCAAATAATCACAGACACAATCAAGGGTCTCATGGTGGCGGTGGCGGTCACCATCGTCAACACTAG